GAATCAAATCAAAATTCTGATCACGAACCCGAAATTCCTGAACTTGATGGAATCGAAGAACCTGAGCCTATCCAAAATACGGACCAAGAACCAGAATTAGGTGATGATTTAGTTGAACGAGATTATCATGATGATTTAGATGAACCAGATGTCCCTCTCCCTGAAGTAAATTTATTTGATGAATGGGAAAATGAGGCAAAAAAAGAAGCAGCCAAACAACCGTTACGACCTTCAAAGGAAGACCCAGCTCCAATCGGGGAAGAGGTATTATTTGATGATGAGTCCGATTTCGGTACTGCACCAATCTCTTATCATCTTGCTTCTAAAAAACGAATCGAAAATTACCAAGCAATCTTTGAGATAACAAAAGAAATTGCATCTTCAAAAGAATTTTCTGATTTTTTTGATAACTTAGTATACAGCTTAATTGGTCAAGTTGGTTGTCATTCCGTTGTTGTTTTAACTTCAACAAATCCTAAAAATACAAAATGGGAAGCAATCGCTGCACAAGGGATCCAATCTAAGGACTCTTGGTATATATCACCAGGTGATGAAATATATGCAAGGATCTCAGATTCTGAGACAGTGATATATGCGGGGGAATTTAAATCCTCTAGATTACCGAATCGAGAATTAAGTTTACTGAATGAAATGGGAGCTGAGATTCTTGTTCCCATCCGACATGGAGAAAAATGTTTTGGAGTTTTATCCCTCGGTAAACTCATCAATGGAGAAGAATACATCACGGATGATTTAGAATTTGCAAAAATAGTAGGTGATATTGCAGGTTCTGTTTTTGAAAGAGTTTCTGAATTTGAAGCAATTAATGATGAATTATTGCATACAAAAGAAATCATAGAAATCAATGAGTCTGTCCTACAGTTTGCCAGAGACTTTTCAAAAGTTCGAAAAATGGACGAAGCGTATGATTTCCTGATTGATAGTATCAAAAACAAATTAGGTGTTAAACAGTTTTCCTTTTTAGTTTTAGATTCTGAAACAAGATCCGATTATATCGTATTTGGTTCTAACTTTATATTGCCAGAACGTACAAAAGATTTCCGACTCAGTAAAGATTCTGATATAGTTGGTATGGTTTCGAATGTTTCAGGTGTATACAAATTGGAAAATTTTCGAGAGGATGCCGAACTTAAATCAATTTTTACGAATGATGAGTTAGGAATCATGAGCGAATTTACAATACTTCCAATCATCAATTTAAATTGGTTGGTTGGGATGGTAATCATACATTCAACTGGTTCTTCTTGGACTGACACAACTCGTGACGTGGCAGTCTCAATGTTAGAAACATCAGCTCCTG
The sequence above is a segment of the Leptospira sp. WS39.C2 genome. Coding sequences within it:
- a CDS encoding GAF domain-containing protein, which codes for MGLLDRAEEIKKTSETKVSPTPSAKKDSPSLLKKAEHFLETEPVKNQNTPESIPVSDSDSDWLDEAISDTLATEIGDLPSPDGEEEFDLSDIPELTDSDFGDLSESHEDWNENPISNLEDDLDSLHEESNPYEPVTSESDSDLESNQNSDHEPEIPELDGIEEPEPIQNTDQEPELGDDLVERDYHDDLDEPDVPLPEVNLFDEWENEAKKEAAKQPLRPSKEDPAPIGEEVLFDDESDFGTAPISYHLASKKRIENYQAIFEITKEIASSKEFSDFFDNLVYSLIGQVGCHSVVVLTSTNPKNTKWEAIAAQGIQSKDSWYISPGDEIYARISDSETVIYAGEFKSSRLPNRELSLLNEMGAEILVPIRHGEKCFGVLSLGKLINGEEYITDDLEFAKIVGDIAGSVFERVSEFEAINDELLHTKEIIEINESVLQFARDFSKVRKMDEAYDFLIDSIKNKLGVKQFSFLVLDSETRSDYIVFGSNFILPERTKDFRLSKDSDIVGMVSNVSGVYKLENFREDAELKSIFTNDELGIMSEFTILPIINLNWLVGMVIIHSTGSSWTDTTRDVAVSMLETSAPVFANLLILQEKEALFRNPFNPLESRILTEIEKASSLKASFTVSLFKIQNVSRMIHLVGTGTFARYADTLRKTMMDHISELDFFTRVGQGKFVLVLHGKDKEETDVVIKKIKSSFAKKEETIIGNFRASYRVLTLAYPHDTKDKNQFLEMVEEA